The genomic DNA CGTTCGCCCGCCTCAACCAGGAGATCAGCGGGCTGGAGGTCGAACTCCTCGGCGAGGAAGGCCTGTTGTACGACGACTGGACGATGCGCCGACCCGAACTGGTCGACTTCACCGGCCGCGACGCGGGCTACCGCTACCTCCGCTCGAAGGGCAACAGCATCGAGGGCGGGACCAGCGAGGTCCTGCTCAACATCGTCGCCGAACGCGTCCTGGGCCTGCCGTCCGAGCCGCGCACCGACAAGGACGTCGCATGGAAGGACCTCGCCCGATGACCACGCGGAGCACGCAGCCGGATCTGCTGTACTCGGAGGAGGAAGAGGCACTGCGCGCCGTCGTCCGCGACCTCCTCCGCGATCACTGCGGGGCGGCGGACGTCATCGCCCGCACGGAGTCGGACGCCCCGCACGACCGCGCCCTGTGGAAGGCCCTGGCGGACGGCATGGGACTCGCGGGTCTCCTGGTGCCCGAGGCGCAGGGCGGCCAGGGTGCCTCGCACCGTGAAGCCGCCGTGGTCCTCGAGGAGTTGGGCCGCGCGGTCGCCCCCGTGCCCTACCTCACCAGTGCCGTCGTCGCCACCGAGGCACTGCTGGCCGGTGAGGGCGACGAGGCCGCGAAGCTGCTGGCCGCGCTCGCGTCGGGGCGGACGGTGGGCGCGCTCGCCGTCGCGCTGTCCGTCGCGCCGGGCGGAGCCTACCGGGCCGTACGCCATGAAGACGGCGCGCTGCATGGCGAGTTGACCGGCATCGCGGACGCGGCGGCCGCCGATGTGCTGCTGGTGCCCGCAGAGGACGGCGGGCTGTACGCGGTGAACGCCGACGACACGGCCACCGTCACGATCACTCCGCAGGTCTCCTTCGACCTCACCAGGCCGGTCGCCACGGTCACCTTCGAGGGAGCGCCGGCGCGTCGCGTGGGCGCCGCCGAGCCCGCCGTACGCCGGGCCCTGCGCGCCGGTGCCGGACTGCTCGCCTCCGAGCAACTCGGCGTGGCCGACTGGTGCTTGACGGAAACGGTGCGCTACTTGAAGGAGCGCAAGCAGTTCAACCGGCCCGTCGGCGGCTTCCAGGCGCTCAAGCACCGGCTCGCGCAGCTGTGGCTGGAAGTCGTCAGCCTGCGGGCGGCGGCGCGGAACGCGGCCGACGCGCTCGCCACCGGCAGCGCGGACAGCGACGTGGCGGTCGCCGTCGCCCAGGCGTACGCGGCCCCGGTCGCCGTCCGCACCGCGGAGGAGGCCCTCCAGCTGCACGGCGGCCTCGGCATGACCTGGGAACACCCGGTCCACCTCTACCTCAAGCGGGCGAAGGCGGACTCGATCGCGTACGGCACGGCGGGCGGTCACCGCGAGGCGCTGGCCGAACTGGTCGACCTCCGGGCCCCCTGACGCACACCCGGAAGAAGCCCGCCCCACCTGGGGCGGGCCTTTCGGTGTGCCCCGCCGCGACGAAGTGAACGCACGGCGGCGGTCCGGCCAACTCCGCGCACGGCCCTGCCCCTTGGGCTCGCGGGCGCCGCATACTCGCCGGTGTCCCGTACGGCACTTCCAGGGAGGCAGAGCATGGCCCTCACCACCCGTCGCAGAGCCCTCACCACCCTCGGCGCCGCCCTCGCCGGCTCCGTCGCGCTGCCCGCGCACGCACGAGCGAGCGAGCGGGGGCACGGCCCGCGCCCGCTGCGGCGCGCCCACGCGCACAACGACTACGAGCACCCGCGGCCCCTGTTCGACGCCCTCGGCCATCGTTTCGGCAGCGTCGAGGCCGACATCTACCTCGTCGGCGACCAGCTCCTCGTGGCCCACGACCCGGCGGACCTCGACCCGGCCCGCACCCTCGAATCCCTCTACCTCGATCCGCTGGCCGCCCGCGTCAGGGCCAACCACGGCTCCGTGTACCGGGGGTGGCGCACGCCCCTGCAACTTCTCATCGACATCAAGACCGAGGGCTCGTCCACCTACCTCGAACTCGACCGCCATCTACGGCGCTACCGCAACCTGTTCACCACGTACGCGCACGGCCGCGTGCACCCCGGCCCGGTCACGGCCGTGATCTCCGGCGACCGCGCGGCCCGTACGCCGATGGAGGCGCAGAGCGTGCGCCGCGCCTTCTACGACGGTCGCCTCACCGATCTCGGCAGCTCAGCCCCGGCCTCCCTCATCCCGCTGATCAGCGACAACTGGACGCTCAACTTCAGCTGGCTCGGGGCGGGCCCGTTCCCGGGCGCCGAGCGGCAGAAGCTGCGGGGCATCGTCGCGGCGGCGCACGCACGCCGGCAGAAGGTGCGGTTGTGGGCCACGCCCGATCGGGCGGGCCCGGACCGGGACGCGCTGTGGGCCGAGCTGCTCGCCGCGGACGTCGACTACGTCAACACGGACGACCTCGCGGGCCTGGAGGCGTTCCTCGACGCCCACGAGCGGCCGTAGACACCACACGTTCGGGGGACACGTCAGCCGCCCGGACGAACCCTCCGCTACGCGACACTTGCGGCCTAAAGCCGCGGTATCGACGTGGCGGAGGAGGTTCCGATGGCCATTTCCATCTCTGTGGTGCTGCTGCTTCTGATCCTTGTGGTGGTCTTCGTGCGCAACGGGGCACTGAAGTTGTCGCACTGCCTGATCTGCGTGTTGCTCGGGTTCTTCCTGGCCGGCTCCAGCATGGCCCCGACCATCCACAACGGCCTGCTGGCGACGGCGGACATCGTCAGCAGCCTGCACCCCTAGCCTGCGGGAGGCCAGGGATGCGGGCCGGACGGTGCCCGGTCACGTCCGGGTGAACACCCCGATGCCGTTCGGGACCGGCCGTTCGGCGCCGCCGCTCGGGTGGTTGCGTACGGTCACGGAGGTCGCCCCGGGAGCGCGGGCGACCAGCGTGGTCGAGCCGCCGCCGTCGAGGCTGAAGGCCTCGGTGGCACCCAAGCCGCGCATGACCGAGGCGACTTCGGCGATGGTCAGGCCGCTGCGGTAGGCGGCGGCGCCGTCGATCGCGAGGAGCAGCAGACGGCGGCCGGCGTCCTTGATGCCCACCGCGGTGCGTACGGCCGAGGTGACGGTGTCGAGGCCCGGCAGCGGCTTCCCCTGCCTCAGCACCGGGTATCCGCCGATCGCGAAGCTGTACGCGACCTGCGACCCGGCCGCCACCAGACGGTGCTCCACCGACACCTCCTCGCCCGTGGACAGCTTCCGCAACTGCTGCGCGCCTGCCTCGCGGCCGACCAGCACCGTGGTGCCGGCGGCGATCGGTCCGCTGCCGGGGGAGTCGGCGAAGGACACCACCTGGCCGTCCCTGACCGTCACTTCGTAGGTGTCCGTACTGCACGGCGCCGCCCGGTCGGTGTCCGTGCCGCACACGGCCCGGGCGCGCGAGACACTGCCCCAGTCCGCGGTGTACGCGCCGACCGAACCCTCCGGCAGCGCGTACTGGTTGAGCCCGCGGAGCGGCAGCTCTCCCGCCGCGGTGTCCACGGATCCTTCGAGGGCCAGGCGGTCGAGCCGGGCCCGGCGGTCGTCGCCGACGCCGAGCACGTCCTCGGTGGTCGTACCGGGCGGCAGCGCCGGCCCGAAGCGCTGGCCGTTCGGCACGGCTGCCTTGAGTGTGTGCCCGTCCGCGATCGCCGGACCGTCGGTCGAACCGGTCGCCTCGACCCCCGGGTGCTGGGTCTCGGTGATGTTGAAGAAGTCGCCGTTGATGCCCGCGAGCGCGCCCTGCGAGTCGGCGAGCCGTGAGACCGGGGCGCGGGCCGCGACGGCGCCCGGGTGCAGGAGGCCGACCCGCACCCGCGGATCGGCGAGATCGACGCTCAGGAGATGGGCGTGCGTCACTCCTCGGTCCGCCGGGATGTCGAACTGCGTGTACTCGACGCCCGGCGCGAGCGGGACGCTCCTCGGCGCGCCGCCGGCCGGCGCCGCTCCCGCCAGGGCCGCACCGGCCAGCGCGCTCCAGGCCGTGAGTACCGTCAGTACCGTTCTGAGCCGTCCGCCGCGACGCGTCACAGTCCCCCCTGATGTCTCGTCAACTGTCCCAGGAATCAGGGGAAGTGCACCAGATGTCGGTGGCCGGCGCGGTACCTAGGCGTCGACGACGCGGGAACGGATCAGAAAACGCACTCCTTCGGGTGCTTCGAGGGAGAAGCCGCTGCCTCGGCCGGGTACGACATCGACGATCAGCCGGGTGTGGCTCCACACCTCGTACTGGTTCCTCGACATCCAGAAGCCCACCGCCTCGTCGACGCCCTCGACCTCCAGCTCCGCGAGCAGCACGTCGGAGCCGCCGGTGCGGAACTCGCCGTCCGGATAGCACATGGGCGCGCTGCCGTCGCAGCAGCCGCCTGACTGATGGAACATCAGCGGTCCGTGGGCCGCCCGCAGCCGCCGCACCAGCTCGGCGGCGGCAGGGGTGAGCTCCACGCGCGGGACCATCTCCACGGTCGGATCCATGCCCTCAGCCGACCAGCCGCCACGTTGCGAGAAGGTTGCACGCGCGGGGCGGGGCGCCTTCAGGGCCGTACGAGGAGCTGGAACTCGAAGGCGTACCGTGACGCGCGGTAGATGTGGGTGCCGTATTCGACGGCGCGGCCGGTGTCGTCGTAGGCGGTGCGCCGCATGGTGAGCAGGGCGGCGCCCTCGTGCTCGTCCAGCCGCTCGGCCTCCTGGGCGGTCGCGCCGCGGGCGCTCACGGACTGGCGGGCGCTGTGCAGGGTGATGCCGACGGCGCGCATCATCCGGTACAGGCCGGTCGCCTCCAGCCGGGCGGTGCCGAGGTCCAGCAGGCCGGCCGGCACGTGGTTGGACAGGAACGCCACCGGCTGGCCGTGGGCGAGGCGCAGCCGTTCGATGTGGTGCACATCGCCGCCCTCGGCGAGGCCCAGGGCGGCCGCGACCTCGGCGGACGCCGGCTGGACCTCGTTGCGCAGCACCCGCGTCGCGGGGTTCTGGCCGGCGGCCTCCAGGTCGTCGTACAGGCTGCTGAGCTCCAGCGGGCGCTTGACCTGACTGTGCACCACCTGGGTGCCGATGCCCCGGCGGCGCACGAGCAGCCCCTTGTCGACCAGCGACTGGATGGCCTGGCGCACGGTGGGCCGGGACAGACCGAGCCGCCCGGCGAACTCGATCTCGTTGCCGAGGAGGCTGCCCGGGCCCAGCGCGCCGTGCTCGATCGCATGCTCCAGCTGCTGGGCGAGCTGGTAGTAGAGCGGCACCGGACTGTTGCGGTCGAGTGCGAAGTCGAGGCGTACGGGGGTGGCGGGGTTCCTGTGACGGGACATCAGGAGTGGCTGGGGAAGTTCAGGTTGATGGTCCTCATGGCGGGTCCTTTCGTGAGCCGGGAGGCAGGAGGAGTCAGAGGTGTCGGCGGCGTTCGGCGGTGTGCCCGTCGTAGGTCGCGCGGGCGTCCACCGCGGCCTCGCGGGAGGCCACCTCGGCGACGGGCACGTCCCACCACGCCTGTGCCGGGGGAGCGGTGGGCGCCGGGTCAGTTTCGACGTACACGCAGGTCGGCCGGTCCGAGGCGCGGGCCTCGGCGAGGGCGTCGCGCAGTTCCCGTACGGTCTTGGCCCGGATGACGTCCATGCCGAGGCTGGCCGCGTTGGCGGCGAGGTCCACCGGCAGCGGCGCGCCGGAGAAGGTGCCGTCCGCGGCCCGGTAGCGGTAGGCGGTGCCGAAGCGCTCGCCGCCCACGCTCTCGGACAGGCCGCCGATGGAGGCGTAGCCGTGGTTCTGGATCAGGACCAGGTTGACGGGCAGCGACTCCTGGACGGCGGTGACGATCTCGGTCGGCATCATCAGATACGTCCCGTCACCGACCAGCGACCACACGGGCGTGCCGGGGGCGGCCTGCTGGACACCGATACCGGCCGGGATCTCGTAGCCCATGCAGGAGTAGCCGTACTCCAGGTGGTACTGGCGCGGCGAGCGGGCTCGCCACAGTTTGTGCAGGTCGCCGGGGAGAGAGCCGGCCGCGTTGATGACCACGTCCGCGTCGCCCACGACGGAGTCAAGGGCGCCGAGCACCTGGGTCTGGGTCGGCACGGCGTTCTCGTCGTCGGCGCGGAAGGCGTCGGCCACGACCCGCTCCCAACGCTCCTTGCCCGAGCGGTACTCGGCCTCGTACGCCGCGTCCACACGATGGCCCGCCAACGCCTCGGCGAGCGCCTCCAGGCCCGCCCGCGCGTCGGCGACCAGGGGCCGGGCGGCGAGCTTGTGGGCGTCGAAGGCGGTGATGTTGAGGTTGACGAACCGCACTCCGGGGTTGCGGAACAGGGTGGCGGAGGCCGTGGTGAAGTCGGTGTAGCGGGTGCCGACACCGATGACCAGGTCGGCGGTGCGCGCGAGGTCGTCGCTGACCGCGGTGCCGGTGTGGCCGATGCCGCCGAGGTCGGCGGGGTGGTCGTGGCGCAGCGAGCCCTTGCCCGCCTGGGTGGAGGCGACGGGGATGCCGGTGGCGTCCACCAGCTCGCGCAGCGCCGTCTCCGCCTCGCTGTGGTGGACGCCGCCGCCCGCGACGATCAGCGGCCGCTCGGCGCCGCGGATCGCCCGGGCCGCCTCGGCCAGTTCGACCGGGTCGGGCGCGGGGCGGCGTACGCGCCAGACGCGCTCGGCGAAGAACTCCTCGGGCCAGTCGTACGCCTCGGCCTGCACGTCCTGCGGCAGGGCGAGGGTGACCGCGCCGGTCTCGGCCGGGTCGGCGAGGACCCGCATGGCGGCGAGCGCGGACGGGACGAGCGTCTCCGGGCGGGTGATCCGGTCGAAGTAGCGGGAGACCGGGCGCAGGGTGTCGTTCACCGACAGGTCTGCCTCCACCGGGTGTTCCAGCTGCTGGAGCAGCGGGTCCGCGGCGCGCGTCGCGAAGTAGTCGCCGGGCAGGAGCAGCACCGGGAGACGGTTGATCGTGGCCAGGGCGGCGCCGGTGACCAGGTTGGTGGCGCCGGGGCCGATGGACGTGGTGACGGCCTGGGCGGAGAGGCGGCCCAGCTGGCGGGCGTAGCCGACCGCCGCGTGCACCATCGCCTGCTCGTTGCGGCCCTGGTGGAACGGCATGGCCTGCTCGCCGGCTTCGAGGAGCGCCTGGCCGATGCCCGCCACGTTGCCGTGGCCGAAGATGCCCCAGGTGCCGGCGATCAGGCGGTGCCGTACGCCGTCGCGCTCGGTGTACTGCGCGGACAGGAAACGCACCAGCGCCTGGGCGACGGTCAGGCGGCGGGTGGACTGGTCCATGGGGACCTGGCTCATCGGGACCTCACTGGGACGGGGCGGTGTAGCGGGGGAGTCGGGGGTCCACGGGCTGATCCGGCCAGGTGGCGCGGATCCAGGCGTGGTCGGGGTGGTCGCGGATCAGCCAGTCGCGCTCGGCGCCGGGACCCGCCATCACGTTGAGGTAGTACATGTCGTGGCCGGGCGCCGCCATCGACGGGCCGTGCCAGCCGTCCGGGATGAGGACGGTGTCGCCGCTGCGCACCTCGGCCAGGACGTCGGTGCCCCGGCCGTGGCCGGAGGGCGAGACCCGCTGGTAGCCCAGGCCGGGCGTGCCGTCGTGGGCGGCGATCTCGAAGTAGTAGATCTCCTCCAGCTCGGACTCCTCACCGGGGCGGTGCTCGTCGTGCTTGTGGGGCGGGAACGAGGACCAGTTGCCTCCCGGCGTGATGATCTCGACGGCGATCAGCTGGTCGCACGCGAAACCCTGTCCGGCATCGCCCCCGGCGGGGACCGCCGCGGCGAAGTTGTTGACCTGGCGGGAGCAGGTGCCGGTGCCGCGCAGCTCGACCGGGACGGCGGCGGCGGGCCCGTAGCGGGCGGGCAGCCGCTCGGTGCAGCGGGCGCCGGTCAGCGCGAAGCGGCCGCCGCCGCGCGAGGCGAGGGAGACCTGGGCGTCGCGCGGCACATAGGCGAAGTCGCTGACCCCGCTGAAGACGCTCTCGCGCCCGGCCAGGCGGAAGGTCTCGCCGCCGACGGCCACCGTGCAGGACCCCGCCAGCGGCAGCACGATCCACTCGCTGTCGCCGGTGTCGAAGGAGTGCCATCCGCCGGCGGGCAGTTCCAGCACGCGCAGACTGGAGTGGCCCCAGCCGGCCGACTCGGGGGAGATGTCCACCGTGTAGGGGCCGTTCGCCGCCTTGCCCGCGGGGAGGTGGTGCGTGGTCGTCATGATGCCTTTCCTGGACCGGGTCGGTGATGTCAGAGCAGGCCGACCGCGGTGTCCACCGCCGTCGCCACGCCGCCGTCGGCGGGATACAGGAGTGAGCGGCCCACGACCATGCCCTGGACGGTGGGCAGCCGCAGCGCCTTGCGCCATCTCTCGTACGCGCCCTCCTGGTCCTCGCCGACCTCGCCGCCGAGCAGCACGGCGGGCAGGGTGGAGGCCTCGAGGACCTCGCCCATGTCGTCGGGATCCTCGGTGACCGGCAGCTTGAGCCAGGTGTACGCCGAGGTGCCGGCGAGGCCCGAGGCGATGGCGATGGAGCGGGTGACGGCCTCGGCGCCGAGGTCGTTGCGGACCGTGCCGTCCACCCGGCGCGAGATGAACGGCTCGACGAACACGGGGAGTCGGCGCGCGGCCATGTCGTCGATCGCGCGGGCCGTGGACTCCAGGGTCGCCGAAGACCCCTGGTCGGCGTAGTCGATGCGCAGCAGCAGCTTGCCCGCGTCGAAGCGGAGCCGCTCGATGTCCTCGGCGCGGTGCCCGGTGAAGCGGTCGTCCATCTCGAAGGACGCGCCGGCCAGGCCGCCGCGGTTCATCGACCCCATGACGACCTTGTTCTCCAGCACACCCAGGAGCAGCAGGTCCTCCAGGATGTCGGCGGTGGCCAGTACCCCGTCCACACCCGGCCGGGACAGCGCGACACACAGGCGCTCGAGCAGATCGGCGCGATGCGCCATGGCCAGCCCTCGGCCGCCCACGCCGAGCGCGCCGCGCGCCGGATGATCGGCCGCGACGATCAGGAGGCGGCCGCTCTCGCCGATCAGCGGCCGGCGCGTGCGGCGGCCGGCCGCTTCGGCGATGGCCTCCGGATGCCGGGCCCGCACCGTGGCGAGGTCGGGGATGCTGATGGTCAAGACAGGCTCCGTTCGGGGTGGCGGGTCATCCGCGCGCGACGAGGTCCTCGACCTCATCGAGGGTGGGCATCGCGGAGGAGCAGGCGAGGCGGGAGGCGACGAGGGCGCCGGCCGCGTTGGCGTAGCGCATGGTCCGCTCCAGCTCCCAGCCCGCCAGCAGCCCGTGGCAGAGCGAGCCGCCGAACGCGTCGCCCGCGCCGAGGCCGTTGACGACCTCCACCGGGACGGGCGGCACCTCGGCGGTGGTGCCGTCGCGGTGCACGGCGAGGACACCCTTGGGGCCCTGTTTGACGACGGCCAGTTCCACGCCCGCCTCGATCAACGCCTCGGCGCAGGCCCGGGGTTCGCGTACGCCGGTGGCGATCTCGCACTCGTCGAGGTTGCCGACGGCCACGGTCGCGTGGCGCAGCGCCTCGGCGTAGTACGGGCGGGCCGCCCGTGGGTCCTGCCAGAACATCGGGCGCCAGTCGAGGTCGAAGACCGTGGTGCCCCCCTTGGTGCGGGCCTTGAGGGCGGCGAGCGTGGCGGAGCGGCTGGGCTCCTCGCTCAGCCCGGTGCCGGTGATCCAGAAGATTCGGGCGGCGCGGAGGGCGAAGAAGTCGAGCTCCTCGGTGCGGATCTCCAGGTCCGGTGCCTTGGGCTGCCGGTAGAAGTACAGCGGGAAGTCGTCCGGCGGGAAGATCTCGCAGAAGGTGACCGGCGTCGGATAGGCGTCGACGGGGGTGACGAACCGGTCGTCGACGCCGAACTCCTCGAGCGCCTGGTGCAGATAGGTGCCGAACGGGTCGTTGCCGGTCCGGGTGATCACCGCGGTGGAGCGGCCGAGGCGTGCGGCGGCCACGGCGACATTGGCGGCGGAACCGCCGAGGAATTTCCCGAAGGACTCGACCTGCGGCAGTGGAACGCCCGGCTGTAGGGGGTAGAGGTCGACGCCGATGCGCCCCATAGTGATCAGGTCGAAAGTTTCAACGGAGTCTGGCATGCACGTCGCTCCTCATCGGGGGATGCGGGCACCCCGGGACCTGATGGCCTGGTGCGGTGTCTCCCAGGTGTAGGGCGCCCATCGGTCTTGTGTCAATAGTTTGTACGGACATTCGGACCTGCTAGTGAAATGATGTCTTAACAAAGTATTGACAGGTGGGTGCAA from Streptomyces avermitilis MA-4680 = NBRC 14893 includes the following:
- a CDS encoding acyl-CoA dehydrogenase family protein, with product MEGPRPMTTRSTQPDLLYSEEEEALRAVVRDLLRDHCGAADVIARTESDAPHDRALWKALADGMGLAGLLVPEAQGGQGASHREAAVVLEELGRAVAPVPYLTSAVVATEALLAGEGDEAAKLLAALASGRTVGALAVALSVAPGGAYRAVRHEDGALHGELTGIADAAAADVLLVPAEDGGLYAVNADDTATVTITPQVSFDLTRPVATVTFEGAPARRVGAAEPAVRRALRAGAGLLASEQLGVADWCLTETVRYLKERKQFNRPVGGFQALKHRLAQLWLEVVSLRAAARNAADALATGSADSDVAVAVAQAYAAPVAVRTAEEALQLHGGLGMTWEHPVHLYLKRAKADSIAYGTAGGHREALAELVDLRAP
- a CDS encoding phosphatidylinositol-specific phospholipase C/glycerophosphodiester phosphodiesterase family protein → MALTTRRRALTTLGAALAGSVALPAHARASERGHGPRPLRRAHAHNDYEHPRPLFDALGHRFGSVEADIYLVGDQLLVAHDPADLDPARTLESLYLDPLAARVRANHGSVYRGWRTPLQLLIDIKTEGSSTYLELDRHLRRYRNLFTTYAHGRVHPGPVTAVISGDRAARTPMEAQSVRRAFYDGRLTDLGSSAPASLIPLISDNWTLNFSWLGAGPFPGAERQKLRGIVAAAHARRQKVRLWATPDRAGPDRDALWAELLAADVDYVNTDDLAGLEAFLDAHERP
- a CDS encoding phosphodiester glycosidase family protein; its protein translation is MTRRGGRLRTVLTVLTAWSALAGAALAGAAPAGGAPRSVPLAPGVEYTQFDIPADRGVTHAHLLSVDLADPRVRVGLLHPGAVAARAPVSRLADSQGALAGINGDFFNITETQHPGVEATGSTDGPAIADGHTLKAAVPNGQRFGPALPPGTTTEDVLGVGDDRRARLDRLALEGSVDTAAGELPLRGLNQYALPEGSVGAYTADWGSVSRARAVCGTDTDRAAPCSTDTYEVTVRDGQVVSFADSPGSGPIAAGTTVLVGREAGAQQLRKLSTGEEVSVEHRLVAAGSQVAYSFAIGGYPVLRQGKPLPGLDTVTSAVRTAVGIKDAGRRLLLLAIDGAAAYRSGLTIAEVASVMRGLGATEAFSLDGGGSTTLVARAPGATSVTVRNHPSGGAERPVPNGIGVFTRT
- a CDS encoding DUF779 domain-containing protein, which translates into the protein MDPTVEMVPRVELTPAAAELVRRLRAAHGPLMFHQSGGCCDGSAPMCYPDGEFRTGGSDVLLAELEVEGVDEAVGFWMSRNQYEVWSHTRLIVDVVPGRGSGFSLEAPEGVRFLIRSRVVDA
- a CDS encoding GntR family transcriptional regulator: MSRHRNPATPVRLDFALDRNSPVPLYYQLAQQLEHAIEHGALGPGSLLGNEIEFAGRLGLSRPTVRQAIQSLVDKGLLVRRRGIGTQVVHSQVKRPLELSSLYDDLEAAGQNPATRVLRNEVQPASAEVAAALGLAEGGDVHHIERLRLAHGQPVAFLSNHVPAGLLDLGTARLEATGLYRMMRAVGITLHSARQSVSARGATAQEAERLDEHEGAALLTMRRTAYDDTGRAVEYGTHIYRASRYAFEFQLLVRP
- the iolD gene encoding 3D-(3,5/4)-trihydroxycyclohexane-1,2-dione acylhydrolase (decyclizing), which gives rise to MDQSTRRLTVAQALVRFLSAQYTERDGVRHRLIAGTWGIFGHGNVAGIGQALLEAGEQAMPFHQGRNEQAMVHAAVGYARQLGRLSAQAVTTSIGPGATNLVTGAALATINRLPVLLLPGDYFATRAADPLLQQLEHPVEADLSVNDTLRPVSRYFDRITRPETLVPSALAAMRVLADPAETGAVTLALPQDVQAEAYDWPEEFFAERVWRVRRPAPDPVELAEAARAIRGAERPLIVAGGGVHHSEAETALRELVDATGIPVASTQAGKGSLRHDHPADLGGIGHTGTAVSDDLARTADLVIGVGTRYTDFTTASATLFRNPGVRFVNLNITAFDAHKLAARPLVADARAGLEALAEALAGHRVDAAYEAEYRSGKERWERVVADAFRADDENAVPTQTQVLGALDSVVGDADVVINAAGSLPGDLHKLWRARSPRQYHLEYGYSCMGYEIPAGIGVQQAAPGTPVWSLVGDGTYLMMPTEIVTAVQESLPVNLVLIQNHGYASIGGLSESVGGERFGTAYRYRAADGTFSGAPLPVDLAANAASLGMDVIRAKTVRELRDALAEARASDRPTCVYVETDPAPTAPPAQAWWDVPVAEVASREAAVDARATYDGHTAERRRHL
- the iolB gene encoding 5-deoxy-glucuronate isomerase, with the protein product MTTTHHLPAGKAANGPYTVDISPESAGWGHSSLRVLELPAGGWHSFDTGDSEWIVLPLAGSCTVAVGGETFRLAGRESVFSGVSDFAYVPRDAQVSLASRGGGRFALTGARCTERLPARYGPAAAVPVELRGTGTCSRQVNNFAAAVPAGGDAGQGFACDQLIAVEIITPGGNWSSFPPHKHDEHRPGEESELEEIYYFEIAAHDGTPGLGYQRVSPSGHGRGTDVLAEVRSGDTVLIPDGWHGPSMAAPGHDMYYLNVMAGPGAERDWLIRDHPDHAWIRATWPDQPVDPRLPRYTAPSQ
- a CDS encoding Cgl0159 family (beta/alpha)8-fold protein translates to MTISIPDLATVRARHPEAIAEAAGRRTRRPLIGESGRLLIVAADHPARGALGVGGRGLAMAHRADLLERLCVALSRPGVDGVLATADILEDLLLLGVLENKVVMGSMNRGGLAGASFEMDDRFTGHRAEDIERLRFDAGKLLLRIDYADQGSSATLESTARAIDDMAARRLPVFVEPFISRRVDGTVRNDLGAEAVTRSIAIASGLAGTSAYTWLKLPVTEDPDDMGEVLEASTLPAVLLGGEVGEDQEGAYERWRKALRLPTVQGMVVGRSLLYPADGGVATAVDTAVGLL
- the iolC gene encoding 5-dehydro-2-deoxygluconokinase, with the protein product MPDSVETFDLITMGRIGVDLYPLQPGVPLPQVESFGKFLGGSAANVAVAAARLGRSTAVITRTGNDPFGTYLHQALEEFGVDDRFVTPVDAYPTPVTFCEIFPPDDFPLYFYRQPKAPDLEIRTEELDFFALRAARIFWITGTGLSEEPSRSATLAALKARTKGGTTVFDLDWRPMFWQDPRAARPYYAEALRHATVAVGNLDECEIATGVREPRACAEALIEAGVELAVVKQGPKGVLAVHRDGTTAEVPPVPVEVVNGLGAGDAFGGSLCHGLLAGWELERTMRYANAAGALVASRLACSSAMPTLDEVEDLVARG